From Tsuneonella aeria, one genomic window encodes:
- a CDS encoding YybH family protein, whose protein sequence is MPRFWTVVHFQRGKRMKSFLVAGAAAVVSLSGTPAQAHKTDCGAQRPAIERVLADYRAAIERLDAQGTEQLFAADSAVFENGGVEGTYANYLAHHLGPELGHFRSFRFANHRLELWCDGAVAVATETYTYRIERTEGAPVERRGVTTSVLRRTGRNWQIVNMHGSSRSPRPTT, encoded by the coding sequence ATGCCGCGCTTCTGGACTGTGGTCCATTTTCAAAGGGGGAAACGTATGAAGAGCTTTCTTGTCGCTGGGGCGGCGGCTGTCGTCAGCCTGAGCGGTACCCCTGCTCAGGCGCACAAAACCGATTGCGGCGCTCAGCGCCCGGCTATCGAGCGGGTGCTTGCCGACTATCGCGCGGCCATCGAACGTCTCGATGCGCAAGGCACGGAACAGCTGTTCGCGGCGGATTCGGCCGTGTTCGAGAACGGCGGCGTCGAGGGAACGTACGCAAACTATCTCGCTCATCATCTTGGGCCGGAGCTCGGACATTTCCGTTCGTTCCGCTTCGCCAACCATCGCCTCGAGCTCTGGTGCGACGGCGCGGTGGCGGTGGCGACTGAAACGTACACCTATCGGATCGAGCGAACTGAAGGCGCTCCAGTCGAGCGCCGGGGCGTCACCACGTCGGTGCTGCGCCGGACGGGCCGAAACTGGCAAATCGTCAACATGCACGGCTCCTCGAGGTCGCCTCGACCGACGACCTGA
- a CDS encoding PepSY domain-containing protein: MVVGDEGLNESNGERRKMSATARIAGKVHKWLALLMAIQILFWFVSGLFFAIAPIEQVRSEHMKATAPVADVEIGMAVAGLQRIADAAPGEKIEIRTMLGRPVALVSPREDRPRLYDLSTGRQISPLPAKLAVQIAEADYVGDLRAAEVSLVTEESTEYRAALPAWRVDFDDDANRALYVAHDTGVVTARRSTLWRTFDFLWSLHIMDFKNHEDFNTPLLIGATALSLVMILAGIVLFPSRLGYNAWRRRRRSRAASRL, encoded by the coding sequence GTGGTGGTCGGCGATGAAGGTTTGAATGAATCGAATGGGGAGAGGCGCAAGATGTCAGCCACTGCGCGGATTGCTGGTAAAGTTCACAAGTGGTTGGCGCTGCTCATGGCGATCCAGATCCTGTTCTGGTTTGTGAGTGGTCTTTTCTTCGCGATCGCTCCCATCGAGCAGGTCCGTTCCGAGCATATGAAGGCCACTGCGCCTGTGGCCGACGTAGAGATCGGGATGGCGGTCGCCGGCCTTCAGCGCATCGCTGATGCAGCGCCGGGCGAAAAGATCGAGATCAGAACGATGCTCGGCCGACCGGTAGCGCTCGTTTCCCCACGGGAGGACCGTCCGCGCCTCTATGACCTGTCGACGGGGCGGCAGATATCGCCTCTTCCGGCAAAGCTAGCAGTCCAGATTGCCGAGGCCGACTATGTCGGCGACCTGCGAGCCGCAGAAGTAAGCCTCGTGACGGAGGAATCGACCGAATATCGCGCCGCGCTTCCGGCATGGCGCGTCGATTTCGACGATGATGCAAATCGGGCCCTATACGTCGCGCACGATACTGGCGTCGTCACGGCGAGGCGTTCGACCCTGTGGCGGACGTTCGACTTCCTGTGGTCGCTTCACATCATGGACTTCAAGAACCATGAGGACTTCAACACACCATTGCTTATAGGCGCCACGGCTCTGAGCCTCGTGATGATCTTGGCTGGTATTGTGCTCTTTCCGAGCCGGCTGGGTTATAACGCGTGGCGCCGGAGGCGCAGAAGCCGCGCTGCCTCGCGACTCTAA
- the arsH gene encoding arsenical resistance protein ArsH — MTRLRTLTDPDHLPALRPEYVHRSPALDLGQVDPPPRILLLYGSLRERSYSRLAVEEAARLLQLFGCETRIFDPSDLPLPDQIKDDDHPAVHELREHSLWSEGHVWCSPERHGQMTGIMKAQIDHLPLAYKGLRPTQGRTLAVMQVSAGSQSFNSINTLRILGRWMRMFTIPNQSSVAKAYEEFDEAGRMKPSSYYDRIVDVMEELVRFTVLLRPHAERLVDRYSERKENDRPVETHVDKAGLASSQPSSSAS, encoded by the coding sequence ATGACCCGTCTGCGCACACTGACCGATCCCGATCACCTCCCCGCATTGCGCCCTGAATATGTCCATCGCAGCCCGGCGCTCGATCTGGGCCAGGTCGATCCACCCCCGCGCATCCTGTTGCTCTACGGTTCGCTGCGGGAGCGGTCCTATTCGCGGCTCGCAGTGGAAGAGGCCGCCCGGCTGCTGCAGCTGTTCGGCTGCGAGACGCGGATCTTCGACCCGTCCGACTTGCCGCTGCCCGACCAGATAAAGGATGACGATCATCCCGCAGTTCATGAACTGCGCGAGCATTCACTTTGGTCGGAAGGACACGTCTGGTGCAGTCCTGAACGACACGGCCAGATGACCGGCATCATGAAGGCTCAGATCGACCATCTTCCGCTCGCCTATAAAGGGCTTAGGCCGACGCAGGGCCGGACGCTCGCCGTCATGCAAGTCAGCGCCGGCTCGCAAAGCTTCAACTCGATCAATACGCTGCGCATCCTTGGTCGGTGGATGCGTATGTTCACGATCCCGAATCAATCGTCGGTCGCCAAGGCCTACGAGGAATTCGATGAAGCAGGTCGAATGAAGCCATCCAGCTATTACGATCGCATCGTAGATGTGATGGAGGAACTGGTCCGGTTCACTGTTCTTCTGCGGCCGCATGCGGAGCGGCTGGTCGACAGGTATTCGGAGCGGAAGGAGAACGATCGGCCGGTGGAAACTCACGTCGATAAAGCTGGGCTGGCGAGCAGCCAACCAAGCTCAAGTGCCAGCTGA
- the arsB gene encoding ACR3 family arsenite efflux transporter, whose protein sequence is MTQTIADPAPAASPLGTFERFLSLWVLLAILAGLALGLVAPDAVGVIAGLEYASVNLVVAVLIWAMIYPMMVGVDFSSIKDIGRKPKGLVITLVVNWLVKPFTMAALAVLFFDYIYAGLMSEGDADQYIAGLIILGAAPCTAMVFVWSQLTKGDPAYTLVQVAVNDLIMIVAFAPIVALLLGVTDIVVPWETLLLSVVLYVVVPLAAGGLTRQRVISHHGGDTASVDAFTARLKPWAIIGLLATVVLLFAFQAQTIVSNPLLIVLIAMPIIIQSYGIFAVAYAWAYAWRIPHNIAAPCAMIGTSNFFELAVAVAIGLFGLTSGAALATVVGVLVEVPVMLSLVAIANRTRNRFPAS, encoded by the coding sequence TTGACCCAGACCATCGCTGACCCCGCTCCGGCGGCCTCACCGCTCGGTACTTTCGAACGCTTTCTGTCGCTGTGGGTGCTGCTTGCGATTCTGGCAGGCCTTGCGTTGGGCTTGGTGGCGCCCGACGCCGTCGGTGTAATAGCTGGGCTTGAATACGCCTCGGTCAATCTCGTTGTCGCAGTGCTGATCTGGGCGATGATCTATCCCATGATGGTCGGTGTCGATTTCTCGAGCATCAAGGACATCGGCCGCAAGCCCAAAGGGCTGGTGATCACCCTTGTCGTGAACTGGCTGGTAAAGCCGTTCACGATGGCGGCGCTCGCAGTGTTGTTCTTCGATTACATCTATGCCGGACTGATGTCGGAAGGCGATGCCGATCAGTACATCGCCGGACTGATCATCCTGGGCGCCGCCCCTTGCACCGCGATGGTATTCGTGTGGTCCCAGCTGACAAAGGGCGACCCGGCCTACACTCTGGTGCAGGTGGCGGTGAACGACCTCATTATGATCGTCGCTTTCGCGCCGATTGTGGCGCTGCTGCTCGGCGTTACCGACATAGTCGTTCCATGGGAAACGCTGCTCCTTTCAGTGGTGCTCTATGTGGTCGTCCCGCTGGCAGCGGGTGGGCTGACCCGGCAAAGGGTGATTTCGCATCACGGAGGCGACACGGCGTCGGTCGACGCGTTCACGGCGCGTCTCAAGCCGTGGGCGATCATCGGTCTGCTCGCCACGGTGGTCCTGCTCTTCGCCTTCCAAGCGCAAACTATCGTTTCGAACCCGCTTCTGATCGTCCTGATCGCGATGCCGATAATCATCCAGTCCTATGGCATTTTCGCCGTGGCCTATGCCTGGGCTTACGCATGGAGAATTCCGCACAACATCGCCGCGCCCTGTGCGATGATCGGGACGTCCAACTTCTTCGAACTCGCGGTTGCCGTCGCGATCGGGCTGTTTGGCCTTACCAGCGGCGCTGCCCTAGCAACCGTCGTTGGCGTTCTGGTGGAAGTGCCGGTGATGCTGTCGCTGGTGGCCATCGCCAACCGCACCCGCAACCGCTTCCCTGCCTCTTGA
- a CDS encoding DUF2231 domain-containing protein, with protein MAAVLALSSTPGAAHKDHNKRNEAAQTAVKQGRSPPTTTPGAMHEMIEDHAEAMEVAAPKSFSERLMSWVGRTHPFAVHFPIALFPVALVALILARRRGETVELIRALIIVAGAASVIAAVLGWFTGGFVLVDPDAVHLWHRWIGTGLAMIGGAVAVWAFRRRNSVYGRGMVAALAAITLLLLVQGWLGAALVHGMDHMSF; from the coding sequence ATGGCCGCGGTTCTCGCGCTCTCGTCAACGCCGGGCGCGGCTCACAAGGACCACAACAAGCGAAACGAGGCGGCGCAGACCGCTGTTAAGCAGGGTCGGTCGCCTCCCACCACCACGCCAGGCGCCATGCATGAGATGATCGAAGATCATGCCGAGGCGATGGAGGTGGCGGCGCCGAAAAGCTTTTCCGAGCGCTTGATGAGCTGGGTCGGCCGAACACATCCCTTCGCGGTGCACTTTCCGATCGCGCTCTTTCCGGTGGCTCTCGTCGCCCTGATCCTCGCGCGGCGACGAGGCGAGACGGTCGAGCTCATTCGCGCGCTCATCATCGTCGCGGGCGCCGCGAGCGTCATCGCCGCAGTCCTCGGCTGGTTCACGGGCGGCTTCGTGCTCGTCGACCCTGACGCGGTCCACCTTTGGCATCGCTGGATCGGAACCGGGCTCGCGATGATCGGCGGCGCGGTGGCCGTCTGGGCGTTCCGGCGGCGGAACTCTGTCTATGGCCGAGGGATGGTCGCAGCGCTGGCGGCCATCACGCTCCTCTTGCTGGTCCAAGGCTGGCTCGGGGCTGCGCTTGTCCACGGTATGGACCACATGAGTTTCTAG
- the arsC gene encoding arsenate reductase (glutaredoxin) (This arsenate reductase requires both glutathione and glutaredoxin to convert arsenate to arsenite, after which the efflux transporter formed by ArsA and ArsB can extrude the arsenite from the cell, providing resistance.), whose product MTCDIVIYHNPECGTSRNALAMIRNAGIEPHVIEYLKTPPSRAMLESLLARAGISPRDLLREKGTPFTELGLDNPALSDAQLIDAMVDHPILINRPLVVSPLGVKLCRPSEVVLDLIPAEQRGAFAKEDGEQVVDAAGTRAL is encoded by the coding sequence ATGACCTGCGATATCGTCATCTATCACAATCCCGAATGCGGGACCTCGCGCAATGCGCTCGCCATGATCCGCAACGCCGGGATTGAACCCCACGTCATCGAGTATCTGAAGACGCCGCCCTCCCGCGCCATGCTCGAAAGCCTCCTGGCTCGTGCCGGCATTTCGCCGCGAGACCTGCTGCGGGAGAAAGGAACGCCTTTCACCGAGCTCGGCCTCGACAATCCTGCACTGTCCGATGCGCAGCTGATCGATGCCATGGTGGACCACCCGATCCTGATCAATCGGCCGCTGGTGGTTTCGCCGCTCGGAGTCAAACTGTGCCGCCCGTCGGAAGTAGTGCTCGACCTAATCCCGGCCGAGCAACGAGGCGCCTTTGCCAAGGAAGACGGCGAACAGGTTGTGGATGCCGCAGGCACGCGCGCGCTCTGA
- a CDS encoding DUF305 domain-containing protein, with translation MTLLLGAVALAACSSGEENAGQDAENASASSMANDANNPFGAVEMQMHERMMAAVGANASETWVKKMIEHHRGAVEMSQILIDRGGESGFVEMARMTVEKQSREIGELERSLAGGITGGSGEANPFEPVDKSMHDAMMAATGSTLSETWARKMIAHHQGGVDMSEVLIRQGGDPDILAKARSTARDQRAEIAHLAAMLSGEAMPAADAPAASSSARATDRATPAAPRTSPAPKAAQPPAQPKQAAPRPTSSPAPSPTAECLPEHRAAGHC, from the coding sequence ATGACACTGTTGCTTGGGGCGGTCGCCCTCGCAGCCTGTTCAAGTGGCGAAGAGAATGCTGGCCAGGACGCGGAGAATGCCAGCGCAAGCTCCATGGCGAACGATGCCAACAATCCCTTCGGCGCTGTCGAGATGCAAATGCATGAGCGAATGATGGCGGCTGTAGGCGCGAACGCTTCAGAGACCTGGGTCAAAAAGATGATCGAGCATCATCGCGGAGCGGTTGAGATGTCCCAGATACTGATCGACCGGGGCGGCGAGTCGGGTTTCGTCGAAATGGCGCGCATGACGGTGGAAAAGCAAAGCCGCGAAATCGGCGAGTTGGAGCGGTCGCTTGCTGGCGGGATCACCGGCGGATCGGGCGAGGCCAACCCATTCGAGCCGGTCGACAAGAGCATGCATGACGCGATGATGGCTGCGACCGGCAGCACACTTTCGGAAACCTGGGCGCGCAAGATGATTGCGCATCACCAAGGCGGGGTGGACATGTCGGAGGTTCTTATCCGCCAGGGCGGCGACCCTGATATCCTGGCGAAAGCGCGCAGCACCGCTCGGGACCAGCGCGCCGAGATTGCGCATCTGGCGGCGATGTTGAGCGGGGAGGCGATGCCGGCAGCCGATGCGCCCGCTGCCTCGTCTTCGGCCAGGGCAACGGATCGCGCGACCCCGGCGGCGCCCCGCACGAGTCCTGCGCCCAAGGCCGCCCAGCCGCCCGCTCAGCCCAAGCAGGCGGCACCGCGCCCGACTTCTAGCCCTGCGCCGTCGCCGACAGCGGAGTGCCTTCCCGAGCACCGAGCGGCGGGCCATTGCTGA